One part of the Sphingobacterium sp. LZ7M1 genome encodes these proteins:
- a CDS encoding nucleoside-diphosphate sugar epimerase/dehydratase gives MRIIKPLNHIKIVPRWIIFMFDIAVSACAFLLAFTLYNNFNVDSFSKTDFSIEFLFCMTLTAISFMVFKLYSGIVRYTSAVDSIRILSTIVFTSIIMFIAKLIFIALQIHINIPTNLIIIYALFAFTGLTTYRTCIKIFFQYTKSTRNGRKNAIVYGAGDLGIAVKRTFEHDFRSEKTIVAYIDDNEEKIGKSIDGLKIYGSKDFTRAVHKFGVDELIIASSNIDIDIKNNIIDQALEHNITVLTLPPVSKIINGDLSPAQIKQIKIEDLLERAPIQISNEKLMDQLRGKRVLVTGAAGSIGSEISKQLGKYEPQMIILCDQAESPLHNLQLDLQDQFKNQIYHSYIADIRSEERMRLLFETFKPHYVYHAAAYKHVPMMENHPSEGVKTNVFGTYLLSNLAVEFDVQKFVFVSTDKAVNPTNVMGATKRIAEKYVQSLNNFLTTVNGIKSTRFITTRFGNVLGSNGSVIPRFKDQIEKGGPVTVTHPDITRYFMTIPEACQLVIEAGNMGNGGEIFVFDMGKSVKIVDLAKKMIRLSGFTPFKDIDIKFTGLRPGEKLYEELLNDLENTMPTHHEKIMIAKVRENDFELVKNEIHVLSKQLDSNNSLNIVRQMKVMVPEFKSQNSIYEQLDQETMVNVNP, from the coding sequence ATGAGAATAATTAAGCCGTTGAATCACATCAAGATAGTTCCTAGATGGATTATTTTTATGTTTGACATAGCCGTATCAGCCTGTGCCTTCTTACTTGCATTTACCCTTTACAACAACTTCAACGTAGATTCTTTCTCAAAAACGGACTTCTCAATTGAGTTCTTATTTTGCATGACTTTAACTGCCATTTCCTTTATGGTATTTAAGTTATATAGTGGAATTGTCAGGTATACCTCTGCGGTAGATTCTATCCGTATTTTATCGACGATCGTATTCACTTCGATCATCATGTTTATCGCTAAGTTAATCTTTATCGCGTTACAAATACATATCAACATTCCGACAAACCTGATCATCATTTATGCTCTATTTGCTTTTACGGGTTTAACCACCTACCGTACCTGTATCAAAATCTTCTTTCAGTACACGAAATCTACGAGAAATGGCCGTAAAAATGCCATCGTATATGGCGCTGGGGATTTAGGTATAGCTGTTAAAAGAACTTTTGAGCATGATTTCCGTTCTGAAAAGACTATCGTAGCCTATATAGACGATAATGAAGAAAAAATTGGAAAATCCATCGATGGGCTTAAGATCTATGGTTCTAAGGATTTCACAAGGGCCGTCCATAAATTTGGCGTTGATGAATTGATCATTGCTTCTTCCAATATTGATATTGATATCAAGAACAACATTATTGATCAAGCATTGGAACATAATATCACGGTTTTGACCTTGCCTCCGGTAAGCAAGATTATCAATGGTGATCTATCCCCTGCACAGATCAAACAGATAAAAATTGAGGATCTATTGGAACGTGCGCCGATCCAGATTTCCAATGAAAAATTAATGGATCAATTACGTGGGAAACGCGTATTGGTTACAGGTGCTGCAGGTTCAATCGGAAGTGAGATCTCTAAACAGCTTGGAAAATACGAACCGCAAATGATCATTCTTTGCGACCAGGCAGAATCTCCTTTGCACAATTTACAGTTAGATCTCCAAGATCAATTCAAGAACCAGATCTATCATTCGTATATAGCAGATATCAGAAGTGAAGAACGGATGCGACTGCTCTTCGAGACTTTTAAACCGCATTATGTTTATCATGCCGCAGCATATAAACATGTTCCAATGATGGAAAACCACCCTAGTGAAGGGGTGAAAACCAATGTTTTCGGCACTTATCTATTGTCTAATTTGGCGGTTGAGTTTGATGTTCAAAAATTTGTTTTTGTCTCTACTGATAAAGCGGTTAACCCAACCAATGTCATGGGAGCAACCAAGCGAATTGCCGAAAAGTATGTTCAATCCCTGAACAACTTCCTGACGACTGTCAACGGTATCAAATCGACAAGGTTCATTACTACCCGATTTGGAAATGTATTGGGTTCTAATGGCTCGGTAATCCCAAGATTTAAGGATCAAATTGAAAAAGGTGGTCCAGTAACGGTCACCCATCCTGATATCACGCGATATTTTATGACCATCCCAGAGGCTTGTCAATTAGTGATTGAAGCTGGAAACATGGGGAATGGCGGTGAGATCTTTGTATTCGATATGGGCAAATCCGTAAAGATCGTCGATTTGGCTAAAAAGATGATCCGTTTATCAGGCTTTACCCCTTTCAAGGACATAGACATCAAATTTACAGGATTAAGACCAGGTGAAAAGCTCTATGAGGAGCTATTGAATGACCTTGAAAACACGATGCCTACGCATCATGAAAAAATCATGATCGCCAAGGTTCGTGAAAATGATTTTGAGTTAGTAAAAAATGAAATACACGTTCTATCCAAACAGCTGGACAGCAACAACAGCCTTAATATAGTGCGACAAATGAAAGTCATGGTTCCGGAATTCAAAAGCCAGAACTCCATTTATGAACAATTGGATCAGGAAACCATGGTCAATGTCAACCCGTAA
- a CDS encoding tetratricopeptide repeat protein, with product MSQNNQNGSSAVKTGPKKSFFQENEKSIIFIVAGIVVLILLYFGYQKLYLAPRAEKAANQMYQAEYYATIDSLQKKAIDGDGSFPGFKEIADEYSNTKSANVANAYLGGLYLRQKNFKEAIKYLEQYTETGSQVLDPLVIGLLGDAYSEEKIYDKAANYYKKAADKSANAYTTPIFLKKLGLVYEELQDYKNAEVAYQRIRDEYPESAESTTVDSFIALVQAKQQ from the coding sequence ATGTCACAAAATAATCAAAACGGTTCTTCAGCGGTAAAAACAGGGCCGAAGAAATCATTTTTCCAAGAAAATGAAAAGAGTATCATCTTTATTGTAGCAGGTATCGTTGTATTGATCCTTCTATATTTTGGATACCAAAAACTATATCTGGCACCAAGAGCAGAGAAAGCTGCTAACCAAATGTACCAAGCGGAATATTACGCTACTATTGATTCGCTTCAGAAAAAAGCTATCGATGGTGATGGTTCATTCCCAGGTTTCAAAGAAATTGCCGACGAATATTCCAACACTAAATCTGCAAACGTAGCGAATGCTTACCTAGGTGGACTATACTTGCGTCAAAAGAACTTTAAAGAAGCAATCAAATACCTAGAACAATATACAGAGACTGGAAGTCAAGTATTGGACCCATTGGTTATCGGTCTTTTAGGTGATGCATATTCAGAAGAGAAAATCTATGATAAGGCGGCCAACTATTACAAAAAAGCAGCTGATAAGAGTGCTAATGCTTATACTACCCCAATCTTCTTAAAGAAATTAGGTTTGGTATATGAAGAATTACAGGATTACAAAAATGCTGAGGTTGCTTACCAACGAATCAGAGATGAGTATCCTGAAAGCGCTGAATCTACAACTGTGGATAGCTTTATCGCTCTCGTACAGGCTAAACAACAGTAA